The following are encoded in a window of Flavobacterium sp. WC2421 genomic DNA:
- a CDS encoding GIY-YIG nuclease family protein — protein MFYTYIIYSKTINKFYVGSCQDVQDRLRDHLNGKSKYTKQVKDWELKYFESYSSRSEAYQREMKIKKMKSRKYIESLIENKN, from the coding sequence ATGTTTTACACCTATATCATTTATTCAAAAACTATCAATAAGTTTTATGTCGGCTCTTGCCAAGATGTCCAAGATCGACTTCGAGATCATTTGAATGGCAAAAGCAAATACACTAAACAGGTTAAAGATTGGGAACTAAAATATTTTGAGAGTTATTCTTCAAGAAGCGAAGCATACCAAAGAGAAATGAAAATTAAAAAAATGAAAAGCAGAAAATATATTGAAAGTCTAATTGAAAATAAGAACTAG
- a CDS encoding DUF177 domain-containing protein has protein sequence MKNTKEFLIPFVGLKLGKHHFEYQLSNAFFEIFDYDEFQNSDIKVNVVLEKKSTMLELAFKHKGTVNVPCDLTSEDFDLPIKGKMKLIVRFGEEYNNDNEELLILPFGEFEIDVAQYIYEMIVLSVPLRRVHPGVKDGSLKTEALDKLKELTLKESKEEEKNKENKEENIDPRWDKLKQLLTDK, from the coding sequence ATGAAGAATACAAAAGAATTTTTAATTCCTTTTGTGGGATTAAAGCTAGGGAAACATCATTTTGAATATCAATTAAGTAATGCGTTCTTTGAAATCTTTGATTATGACGAATTTCAAAATTCAGACATCAAAGTAAATGTAGTTTTAGAGAAAAAAAGCACAATGCTTGAATTGGCTTTTAAGCACAAAGGGACGGTAAATGTACCTTGTGATCTTACAAGTGAAGATTTTGATTTGCCTATTAAAGGTAAAATGAAGTTGATTGTCCGTTTTGGAGAGGAGTATAATAATGACAATGAAGAATTGCTTATACTGCCATTTGGGGAATTTGAAATAGATGTTGCGCAGTATATATATGAGATGATTGTGCTGTCTGTTCCTCTAAGGCGAGTTCATCCAGGAGTCAAAGATGGAAGTTTAAAAACGGAAGCTCTTGATAAACTGAAGGAACTTACATTAAAAGAATCAAAAGAAGAAGAAAAGAATAAAGAGAATAAAGAAGAGAATATTGACCCGCGTTGGGACAAATTAAAGCAACTATTAACGGATAAATAA
- the accC gene encoding acetyl-CoA carboxylase biotin carboxylase subunit, whose amino-acid sequence MFKKILIANRGEIALRVIRTCKEMGIKTVAVYSTADAESLHVRFADEAVCIGPPPSNLSYLKMSNIIAAAEITNADAIHPGYGFLSENSKFSKICQEHGIKFIGAAPEMIDRMGDKASAKSTMIEAGVPCVPGSVGILESFEQTQEIAKSFGYPVMLKATAGGGGKGMRAVWKEEDLLKAWEGARQESAAAFGNDGMYLEKLIEEPRHIEIQVIGDSYGKACHLSERDCSVQRRHQKLTEETPSPFMTDELRLKMGEAAVKAAEYIKYEGAGTVEFLVDKHRNFYFMEMNTRIQVEHPITEQVIDYDLIREQILVAAGVPISGKNYLPQLHAIECRINAEDPYNDFRPSPGKITTLHMPGGHGVRLDTHVYSGYTIPPNYDSMIAKLITTAQSREEAISKMRRALDEFVIEGIKTTIPFHRQLMDDPRYIAGDYTTAFMDTFKMISPE is encoded by the coding sequence ATGTTTAAAAAAATATTAATTGCAAATAGGGGAGAAATTGCACTTCGTGTAATTAGAACTTGCAAAGAAATGGGCATTAAAACTGTTGCTGTTTATTCTACTGCTGATGCAGAGAGTTTACACGTAAGGTTTGCTGACGAAGCGGTTTGTATTGGACCACCTCCAAGCAACTTGTCCTATTTGAAAATGTCAAATATTATTGCCGCTGCAGAAATTACAAATGCAGATGCAATACATCCAGGATACGGATTCTTATCTGAAAATTCTAAATTTTCTAAAATCTGTCAAGAGCACGGAATCAAATTCATTGGTGCTGCTCCTGAAATGATTGATAGAATGGGTGATAAAGCTTCTGCTAAATCTACTATGATTGAAGCTGGTGTGCCATGTGTACCTGGTTCAGTTGGAATTTTGGAATCATTCGAACAAACTCAAGAAATTGCAAAATCTTTTGGTTACCCAGTAATGCTTAAAGCAACTGCTGGAGGTGGTGGTAAAGGAATGCGTGCAGTTTGGAAAGAAGAAGACTTATTAAAAGCTTGGGAAGGTGCTCGTCAAGAGTCGGCTGCCGCTTTTGGAAATGACGGAATGTATCTTGAAAAATTAATTGAAGAGCCTCGTCATATTGAAATTCAAGTAATTGGTGATTCTTATGGAAAGGCATGCCACCTTTCTGAAAGAGACTGTTCTGTACAAAGACGTCATCAAAAATTAACTGAAGAAACTCCTTCTCCATTCATGACAGACGAATTGCGTTTGAAAATGGGTGAAGCAGCAGTAAAAGCAGCAGAGTATATTAAATACGAAGGTGCAGGAACGGTAGAATTTTTAGTGGACAAACACCGTAATTTCTATTTCATGGAAATGAATACACGTATTCAGGTGGAACACCCAATTACGGAACAAGTTATTGATTATGATTTAATTCGAGAGCAAATTTTAGTTGCTGCTGGTGTGCCTATTTCTGGTAAAAATTATTTGCCACAATTGCACGCTATTGAATGTCGTATTAATGCTGAAGATCCATACAATGATTTTAGACCTTCACCAGGAAAGATAACAACATTACATATGCCAGGTGGACACGGAGTTCGTTTAGATACTCACGTTTATTCAGGTTATACCATTCCACCAAATTACGATTCAATGATCGCTAAATTGATTACTACTGCCCAATCTCGTGAGGAAGCAATTAGTAAAATGAGAAGAGCATTAGATGAATTCGTTATCGAAGGAATTAAAACTACAATACCATTTCATAGACAATTAATGGATGATCCTAGATATATTGCTGGTGATTATACTACTGCGTTCATGGATACTTTTAAAATGATTAGTCCTGAATAA
- a CDS encoding lipid A deacylase LpxR family protein gives MLINKNVFFFLILFSVFNYGQSRKSEIGIITDNDLYTSSKNDMYYTNGLAIFYRHLIKNSKLDISKKSVEFTIGQYIYTPRFIDSPEKEIMDRPYAGYLFGEIGENIFYKNESVFKANFQIGYVGPNSYGREMQKSFHSLVGYKAVQGWGYQIQNALAVQTHFFYSKKLFPRSESKKIDFHFQSEANLGTIFTGASTGFLTRIGLKKLVPLFDSNLHGGAMGSNESEFYFYIAPSINYLLYDATIKGSLFNSNSTVTFDLVPFRFNGEAGFKYRKKNLNLFYVFVYRGKELNSRTISGYFYGSIGVSYLLK, from the coding sequence ATGTTAATTAATAAAAATGTTTTTTTCTTTTTAATTTTGTTCTCCGTTTTCAATTATGGACAAAGTAGGAAATCTGAAATTGGCATTATAACAGATAATGATCTTTATACATCCTCCAAGAATGACATGTATTATACGAATGGATTAGCAATTTTTTACCGTCATTTAATTAAAAATAGTAAGCTAGATATCTCTAAAAAAAGTGTAGAATTTACAATAGGACAATATATTTATACACCTCGGTTTATAGACTCTCCTGAAAAAGAAATAATGGACCGTCCTTATGCGGGATATCTTTTTGGAGAAATTGGAGAAAATATATTTTATAAAAACGAATCCGTATTTAAAGCAAATTTTCAAATAGGATATGTTGGACCCAATTCCTATGGTAGAGAAATGCAAAAAAGCTTTCATAGTTTAGTGGGGTATAAAGCAGTTCAGGGTTGGGGATATCAAATTCAAAATGCACTGGCTGTCCAAACGCATTTCTTTTATTCAAAAAAGTTGTTTCCGAGATCTGAGAGTAAAAAAATAGATTTTCATTTTCAATCCGAAGCCAACTTAGGAACCATTTTCACGGGTGCATCTACTGGTTTTTTAACTAGAATAGGATTAAAAAAATTAGTCCCATTATTCGATTCTAATCTTCATGGAGGGGCAATGGGGAGTAATGAAAGCGAGTTTTATTTTTATATAGCGCCTAGTATTAACTATCTGTTGTATGATGCCACCATTAAAGGCAGTCTTTTTAATAGTAACAGTACTGTAACTTTCGATTTGGTACCTTTTCGTTTTAATGGCGAAGCGGGTTTTAAATACCGCAAAAAAAATCTGAATTTATTTTATGTTTTTGTCTACAGAGGAAAGGAATTAAACAGTAGAACGATTTCGGGATATTTTTATGGCTCTATTGGTGTTTCCTATTTGCTAAAGTAG
- a CDS encoding NAD(P)/FAD-dependent oxidoreductase: MQLSYWELKNWFTNVDYTVVGSGIVGLHAALRLRERFPDSKILVLEKGMLPHGASTKNAGFACFGSISEIIDDLKSHSEEEVVGLIEKRWQGLQLLRKRLGDTAIDFKPFGGYEVFLNSDDSCYTECINKLPFINEILKPLFKADVFAKQVDRFSFNGTKDYLVYNPFEGQIDTGNMMQALLKNAYSENILILNQQTVTSFLDKGNEVEINLGNFSFSSKKVLFATNGFSNQLTNGAVKPARAQVLITEPIKDLDIKGTFHLDRGYYYFRNIGDRILLGGGRNLDFEAENTTEFAQTEIVQNKLEQLLKEVILPNRDFKIEHRWSGIMGIGNSKKPIVSQLSENVYCGVRLGGMGVAIGSLIGTELADLV; the protein is encoded by the coding sequence ATGCAACTAAGTTATTGGGAATTAAAAAATTGGTTTACAAATGTAGATTATACTGTTGTAGGAAGCGGAATTGTAGGTTTACACGCTGCGTTGCGCTTGCGCGAAAGGTTCCCTGATAGTAAAATTTTAGTTCTTGAAAAAGGAATGTTGCCGCATGGAGCCAGTACTAAGAATGCTGGTTTTGCTTGTTTTGGGAGCATTTCTGAAATTATAGATGATTTAAAATCCCATTCGGAAGAAGAGGTAGTAGGTCTTATTGAAAAACGGTGGCAAGGGTTGCAATTGTTAAGGAAACGATTAGGAGATACCGCGATTGATTTTAAACCATTTGGGGGATATGAAGTTTTTTTAAATTCTGATGATAGTTGTTATACGGAATGTATTAATAAATTGCCTTTTATAAATGAAATCCTAAAACCACTATTTAAAGCCGACGTTTTTGCCAAGCAAGTAGACCGTTTTAGTTTTAACGGCACAAAAGATTATTTAGTTTACAACCCTTTTGAAGGTCAGATTGATACAGGTAATATGATGCAGGCATTATTGAAAAATGCGTATTCTGAAAATATATTGATTTTGAACCAACAAACAGTCACTTCTTTTTTGGATAAAGGAAATGAAGTTGAGATCAACCTTGGTAATTTTAGTTTTAGTTCTAAAAAAGTTTTGTTTGCTACCAATGGATTTTCAAATCAATTGACTAATGGTGCTGTAAAGCCAGCGAGAGCCCAAGTTTTAATAACGGAACCAATAAAAGATTTAGATATAAAAGGGACATTTCATTTAGACAGAGGGTATTACTATTTTCGAAATATTGGAGATCGTATATTATTAGGTGGTGGAAGAAATCTTGATTTTGAGGCAGAAAACACAACGGAGTTTGCGCAGACAGAAATTGTACAAAATAAATTGGAACAATTATTAAAAGAAGTAATTTTGCCCAACCGAGATTTTAAAATTGAACACCGTTGGAGCGGTATTATGGGTATTGGTAACAGTAAGAAACCCATAGTTTCACAATTGTCTGAAAACGTTTATTGTGGAGTGCGATTAGGAGGAATGGGAGTAGCAATAGGAAGTTTAATAGGAACAGAATTAGCAGATTTAGTATAA
- a CDS encoding aminopeptidase C, producing MYTFQVKNLFIASTLVLGMSVASAQDGLVNSLKVNASEKSVESFKFTDVINLANTSIKNQGSSGTCWSYSTNSYLESEMIRLGKQPVEISQVFSARNAYVEKGKNYVRMHGAVTLGDGGELHDVINMYKKYGAVPQEVYSGLNYGTTKNKFAEMSGITEALLTAVVKNPNGELTPNWEKAYAAVIDSYLGEVPKTFAYKGKNYTPQTFAKELIGINPDEYVEFASYSTEPYYKKTMMMVPDNWSFDLVYNVKMNDMTAIIDNALKNGFTVAWATDVSEKSFSWKNGVAYVPTKNYDDMTKEEKEIMFNGPKEEPEITEEMRQKAFDNYQTTDDHAMHIVGIAKDQLGKEYYIVKNSWGATNDYKGYLYVTKDFVKYKTTSFMVNKAGVPAAISSKLGA from the coding sequence ATGTATACATTTCAAGTAAAAAATCTGTTTATAGCCTCTACACTAGTATTAGGTATGAGTGTCGCTTCTGCACAAGATGGGCTAGTAAATTCTCTAAAAGTTAATGCCAGTGAAAAAAGTGTTGAAAGTTTTAAATTTACTGACGTAATTAATCTTGCAAATACTTCCATAAAAAACCAAGGTTCATCAGGAACTTGCTGGAGTTATTCTACCAATTCTTACTTAGAATCAGAAATGATCCGATTAGGCAAACAACCTGTCGAAATATCACAAGTATTTTCGGCTCGTAATGCTTATGTGGAAAAAGGCAAGAATTATGTACGTATGCATGGAGCTGTTACCCTAGGTGACGGTGGAGAATTACACGATGTAATTAATATGTACAAAAAATACGGAGCAGTGCCACAAGAAGTTTATAGTGGACTAAATTACGGTACTACAAAAAACAAATTTGCTGAAATGTCAGGAATTACCGAAGCATTATTAACCGCAGTGGTAAAAAATCCAAACGGAGAATTGACCCCAAACTGGGAAAAAGCATATGCAGCAGTTATTGATTCTTATTTAGGTGAAGTACCAAAAACCTTTGCTTATAAAGGAAAAAATTACACTCCCCAAACATTTGCAAAAGAATTAATAGGGATTAATCCTGATGAATATGTTGAATTTGCTTCTTATTCTACTGAGCCTTATTATAAAAAAACAATGATGATGGTTCCAGATAACTGGTCATTTGATTTGGTTTACAATGTAAAAATGAATGACATGACTGCCATCATTGATAACGCATTAAAAAATGGATTCACTGTAGCTTGGGCAACAGATGTAAGCGAAAAAAGTTTTAGTTGGAAAAATGGTGTTGCTTATGTTCCAACAAAGAACTATGATGACATGACCAAAGAAGAAAAGGAAATTATGTTTAATGGTCCAAAAGAAGAACCAGAAATTACTGAAGAAATGCGTCAAAAAGCATTTGATAATTATCAAACTACAGACGATCATGCGATGCATATTGTTGGAATTGCTAAGGATCAATTGGGCAAAGAATATTATATTGTTAAAAATTCTTGGGGAGCTACAAATGACTACAAAGGTTATTTATACGTAACTAAGGATTTCGTAAAATACAAAACAACCTCTTTTATGGTAAACAAAGCTGGAGTTCCTGCTGCCATTTCAAGTAAATTAGGAGCATAA
- the accB gene encoding acetyl-CoA carboxylase biotin carboxyl carrier protein has translation MDLKEIQNLIKFVANSGVAEVKLEMDDVKITIRTTLEGNVTETTYVQQMPAQNTLQQALAPQPVAPVVAVPVPVSEDSKYVTIKSPIIGTFYRKPSPDKPMFVEVGTTIGKGDVLCVIEAMKLFNEIESEISGKIVKILVDDMSPVEFDQPLFLVDPS, from the coding sequence ATGGATTTAAAAGAAATTCAGAACCTAATCAAATTTGTAGCAAATTCAGGAGTTGCAGAAGTTAAATTAGAAATGGATGATGTTAAAATCACCATTCGTACAACTTTAGAAGGTAATGTTACAGAGACCACGTATGTACAACAAATGCCTGCTCAAAACACACTACAACAAGCTTTAGCTCCACAGCCAGTTGCTCCAGTTGTAGCGGTTCCAGTACCAGTATCTGAGGATTCTAAGTATGTTACTATAAAATCGCCAATTATTGGTACTTTTTATAGAAAACCATCTCCAGATAAACCAATGTTTGTTGAAGTTGGTACTACTATCGGTAAAGGGGACGTGCTTTGTGTTATTGAAGCAATGAAATTATTTAATGAAATTGAGTCTGAAATTTCTGGTAAAATTGTAAAAATATTAGTTGATGATATGTCACCAGTAGAATTTGACCAACCTTTATTCTTAGTTGATCCATCTTAA
- a CDS encoding enoyl-CoA hydratase/isomerase family protein has translation MALPESNGSLSTKIENKIATVQFGHPASNSFPRQLLDSLTQELNNLSENSAVSVIVLKSVGTGAFCAGASFDELLAVSNQEEGVHFFSGFAHLINAMRTCSKIIVGRIHGKAVGGGVGIAAACDYAFATADASIKLSELAIGIGPFVIEPAVSRKIGKTAMTQMTLAAHEWKTADWALEKGLYAKLAQDQVELDIDIDHFTSKLASYNPEALIEMKKIIWEGTQDWDTLLLERAAITGQLVLSNYAKNALEQFKKKK, from the coding sequence ATGGCACTACCTGAATCCAATGGTTCATTATCAACAAAAATAGAAAATAAGATTGCAACCGTACAATTTGGTCATCCGGCAAGCAATTCATTTCCACGTCAATTGTTGGATTCTTTGACTCAAGAATTGAATAATTTAAGTGAGAATTCAGCGGTTTCTGTAATTGTTTTAAAGAGTGTTGGTACTGGAGCATTTTGTGCTGGAGCCTCGTTTGATGAGCTTTTGGCAGTGTCGAATCAGGAAGAAGGGGTTCACTTTTTCTCGGGTTTTGCTCATTTGATAAATGCGATGCGTACTTGTTCAAAAATCATTGTGGGGCGCATTCATGGCAAAGCCGTAGGTGGCGGAGTTGGGATTGCGGCTGCTTGTGACTATGCTTTTGCCACTGCTGATGCCAGCATAAAACTCTCTGAATTAGCCATCGGGATTGGTCCTTTTGTGATAGAACCTGCAGTAAGTCGTAAAATTGGTAAAACGGCCATGACCCAAATGACTTTGGCTGCTCACGAATGGAAAACGGCCGATTGGGCGCTAGAAAAAGGGTTGTATGCCAAACTAGCACAAGACCAAGTAGAACTGGATATTGACATCGATCATTTTACCTCAAAACTAGCTTCCTATAATCCTGAAGCCTTAATCGAAATGAAAAAAATTATTTGGGAAGGAACCCAAGATTGGGATACTCTTTTACTAGAAAGAGCTGCAATTACAGGTCAATTAGTACTTTCTAATTATGCCAAAAATGCCTTGGAACAATTCAAAAAAAAGAAATAA
- a CDS encoding alpha/beta fold hydrolase — MKKILLTTLTMMSLSAIGQNVMTPEKLWKLGRVTPIGISTDAKNVVYKVTIPSVEENKSDSKFYTVPVNGGKSTEVVDYKTLVKDKNISPDGKYIVYNEEVKINNVLGKDFYPELENSDVQIYDGLDYRHWDTWNEGKFNHVFYKETSEGAVGVDILSSEAFDSPQKPFGGDEDYIWSQDSKHILYVSKKKVGTQYAISTNTNIFEYNIETGKTVNRTEDNLGYDVAPKFSPSGNLTWLQMKRDGYEADKNDIIVDFKGMKINLTANWDGTVDSFTWSTDGTKIYFIAAVDGTKQLFEVNFPGFTKIAVHVDQVTNGDFDVNEIVGFSGNNVIVTRADMNHASELFSYDQKKKTWKQLSNVNTATYNSLALSKTERRYVTTTDGKKMLVWVILPPNFDASKKYPTLLYCQGGPQSALTQFYSFRWNFQLMAANGYIIVAPNRRGMPGHGIEWNEQISKDWGGQVMDDYLSAIDDVAKESYVDKSRLGCIGASYGGYSAFYLAGIHNNRFKTFIAHDGVFNTQSMFGTTEEVFFNNWDFGGAYWEKDNAVAQKTYTTFNPASLVEKWNTPILIFQGGKDFRVPIGQGQEAFQAAQLRGIKSRFIYFPEENHWVLKPQNAQVWQKEFFKWLKETL, encoded by the coding sequence ATGAAAAAAATACTCCTTACAACCCTAACTATGATGAGTTTAAGCGCAATTGGTCAAAATGTAATGACCCCAGAAAAACTCTGGAAATTAGGAAGAGTAACTCCTATAGGAATATCTACCGATGCAAAAAATGTAGTTTATAAAGTAACTATCCCTTCTGTTGAGGAAAATAAATCGGATTCTAAATTCTATACTGTTCCTGTTAATGGCGGAAAATCAACTGAAGTAGTTGATTATAAAACTTTGGTAAAAGACAAAAACATTTCGCCAGATGGGAAATACATTGTTTACAATGAAGAGGTAAAAATCAACAATGTACTTGGGAAAGATTTTTATCCCGAGCTTGAAAATTCAGATGTTCAAATTTATGATGGTCTAGACTATCGTCATTGGGACACCTGGAATGAAGGTAAATTCAATCATGTTTTTTATAAAGAAACTAGCGAAGGAGCTGTTGGTGTAGATATTCTAAGTTCAGAAGCATTTGATAGTCCGCAAAAACCTTTTGGTGGAGACGAAGATTACATTTGGTCTCAAGACAGCAAACACATTTTATATGTTTCTAAGAAAAAAGTAGGCACACAATATGCCATTTCGACCAATACCAATATTTTTGAATACAATATAGAAACTGGAAAAACGGTAAATAGAACCGAAGATAATCTTGGTTATGATGTAGCACCTAAGTTTTCGCCTTCAGGAAATCTTACTTGGCTACAAATGAAACGAGATGGTTATGAAGCCGATAAAAATGACATTATTGTTGATTTTAAAGGAATGAAAATAAATTTAACAGCAAACTGGGATGGAACTGTAGATAGTTTTACTTGGAGCACTGATGGAACAAAAATCTATTTTATTGCTGCCGTTGATGGAACGAAACAACTATTTGAAGTAAACTTCCCTGGTTTTACAAAAATCGCCGTGCATGTAGACCAAGTTACAAATGGTGATTTTGATGTAAACGAAATCGTAGGGTTCTCTGGAAACAATGTTATTGTTACAAGAGCGGATATGAATCATGCTTCGGAATTATTTTCTTATGATCAAAAAAAGAAAACATGGAAACAATTGTCAAATGTAAACACAGCTACTTATAATTCTTTGGCGCTAAGCAAAACAGAAAGAAGGTATGTCACCACAACTGATGGTAAAAAAATGTTAGTTTGGGTAATTTTGCCTCCTAATTTTGATGCTTCAAAAAAATACCCAACTCTTTTGTATTGCCAAGGTGGACCTCAAAGTGCGTTGACACAATTTTATTCGTTCCGTTGGAATTTTCAATTAATGGCCGCTAATGGTTATATCATAGTGGCGCCAAATCGTCGTGGAATGCCTGGGCATGGGATAGAATGGAATGAGCAAATTAGTAAAGATTGGGGTGGACAAGTTATGGATGATTACCTATCGGCAATTGATGATGTAGCCAAAGAAAGCTATGTTGATAAAAGCCGTTTAGGATGTATAGGCGCAAGTTATGGTGGGTATTCGGCCTTTTATTTGGCTGGGATACACAACAATCGTTTCAAAACTTTTATCGCACACGATGGCGTATTCAATACTCAAAGTATGTTTGGAACTACTGAAGAGGTTTTCTTTAATAATTGGGATTTTGGTGGTGCTTATTGGGAAAAAGACAATGCTGTTGCCCAAAAAACATATACTACTTTCAATCCTGCCAGTTTAGTAGAAAAATGGAATACTCCAATATTAATTTTTCAAGGAGGTAAAGATTTCCGTGTACCAATAGGACAAGGTCAAGAAGCATTTCAAGCGGCACAATTACGCGGAATAAAAAGTAGATTTATCTATTTCCCAGAAGAAAACCATTGGGTTCTAAAACCTCAAAACGCTCAAGTATGGCAAAAAGAGTTTTTTAAATGGTTAAAAGAAACTTTGTAA
- the rpmF gene encoding 50S ribosomal protein L32 — protein MAHPKRKISKTRRDKRRTHYKATVAQIATCPITGEAHLYHRAYWHEGKMYYRGQVVIDKSVAVA, from the coding sequence ATGGCACATCCTAAGAGAAAAATCTCCAAAACAAGAAGAGATAAAAGAAGAACACATTATAAAGCTACTGTAGCTCAAATCGCTACTTGTCCTATCACAGGAGAAGCGCATTTATACCACAGAGCCTACTGGCATGAAGGGAAAATGTACTACAGAGGGCAAGTTGTTATAGATAAGTCTGTAGCTGTTGCTTAA
- a CDS encoding beta-ketoacyl-ACP synthase III, translated as MNTITAAITAVGAYVPEFVLSNKVLETMVDTNDEWITSRTGIKERRILKDNDKGTSFLAIKAAQDLLSKAKIDPLEIDMVIMATATADMPVASTGVYVATQIGATNAFAYDLQAACSSFLYGMSTAAAYIQSGRYKKVLLIGADKMSSIVDYTDRSTCIIFGDGAGAVLFEPNYEGLGLQDEYLRSDGIGRDFLKIDAGGSLHPTSLDTIKENRHNIVQDGKTVFKYAVTNMADASETILKRNNLTNEDVDWLVPHQANKRIIDATASRMNLEDSKVLMNIEKYGNTTSATLPLVLNDFEHLFKKGDTIILAAFGGGFTWGSIYLKWAYDKQ; from the coding sequence ATGAATACAATTACAGCCGCAATTACCGCTGTTGGAGCTTATGTTCCAGAATTTGTGCTTTCAAACAAGGTTCTAGAAACAATGGTTGACACAAATGACGAGTGGATTACCTCTCGTACAGGAATTAAAGAAAGAAGAATCCTTAAAGATAATGATAAAGGAACCTCTTTCTTAGCCATTAAAGCTGCCCAAGATTTATTATCTAAAGCAAAAATTGACCCTTTGGAAATCGATATGGTCATAATGGCAACCGCTACCGCTGATATGCCAGTTGCTTCAACTGGGGTATATGTTGCAACCCAAATTGGTGCGACAAATGCATTTGCGTATGATTTACAAGCTGCTTGTTCCAGTTTTTTATATGGAATGTCTACAGCAGCTGCTTATATTCAATCAGGAAGATATAAAAAAGTACTTCTTATAGGTGCCGATAAAATGTCATCAATTGTAGATTATACGGACCGCTCCACATGTATTATTTTTGGAGATGGTGCTGGTGCTGTCTTATTTGAACCTAATTATGAAGGTCTAGGCTTGCAAGATGAATACTTAAGAAGCGACGGAATTGGTCGTGATTTCTTGAAAATTGATGCTGGTGGATCACTTCACCCTACCTCTTTGGATACCATAAAAGAAAACAGACATAATATTGTTCAAGACGGTAAAACTGTTTTTAAATATGCGGTTACTAATATGGCTGATGCAAGTGAGACAATTCTTAAGAGAAACAATTTAACGAATGAGGATGTAGATTGGTTAGTGCCACATCAGGCAAATAAGCGTATAATTGATGCTACTGCAAGTAGAATGAATTTAGAAGATTCTAAAGTTTTAATGAATATAGAGAAGTATGGTAATACTACTTCGGCAACTTTACCTTTAGTGCTTAACGATTTTGAACATTTGTTTAAAAAAGGAGATACTATTATTTTGGCTGCTTTTGGAGGGGGATTCACTTGGGGATCTATTTATTTAAAATGGGCATACGACAAACAATAA
- the mtgA gene encoding monofunctional biosynthetic peptidoglycan transglycosylase yields the protein MGIKITPKKTAKKPVKKESASFMNKLRVILFKTFLWFIGLSVFLVVFFKFVPVPITPLMAIRVIENKVAGKEIYFSHDWEPLENISVNLQKAVIASEDGTFLIHNGFDFVAMQKAYKSNERGRRIKGGSTISQQTAKNVFLWQGRSYIRKGLEAYFTVLIEVIWGKERIMEVYLNSIEMGDGVYGAQAAAEHWYRKDAANLTPLQAAGIAAILPNPRKFTATSSSSYINNRKTKILRVMRTIGKIEY from the coding sequence ATGGGAATAAAAATTACACCTAAGAAAACCGCAAAAAAACCAGTAAAAAAAGAATCAGCCTCTTTTATGAATAAACTAAGAGTTATTTTATTTAAAACATTCTTATGGTTCATCGGACTGTCCGTATTTTTAGTAGTATTTTTTAAATTTGTACCAGTACCTATTACACCACTTATGGCGATAAGAGTTATCGAGAATAAAGTGGCTGGAAAAGAAATTTATTTTAGTCATGACTGGGAGCCATTAGAGAATATTTCGGTCAATTTGCAAAAGGCAGTTATCGCCAGTGAAGACGGAACTTTTCTTATTCATAATGGATTTGATTTCGTCGCGATGCAAAAAGCGTATAAAAGTAATGAGCGAGGTCGCAGAATAAAAGGAGGAAGTACGATTTCACAACAAACAGCTAAAAATGTATTTCTTTGGCAAGGAAGAAGCTACATTCGTAAGGGACTAGAAGCTTATTTTACTGTCCTTATTGAAGTGATTTGGGGTAAGGAACGTATTATGGAAGTGTACTTAAATAGTATTGAAATGGGTGATGGAGTGTATGGAGCACAAGCGGCTGCAGAACACTGGTACCGAAAAGATGCTGCAAATCTTACACCACTTCAAGCTGCAGGAATTGCCGCAATTTTACCCAATCCAAGAAAATTCACAGCGACTAGTTCTTCTTCTTATATTAATAATAGAAAAACTAAGATTTTGCGAGTGATGCGTACTATTGGAAAAATAGAATATTAA